GCGATAACGAGACCAAACTCTGTAGTGTACAATGCTACACCCACTCCAGCTGCTACTACAGCCGGACCGCCTGATCCGCTTACAGCTATGTTCAAGAAAGCCTGTATGAGTCCTACAACGGTTCCCAAAAGACCCATTAGAGGTCCTACGTTGCCAATGGTGTTGATCCCAGCCAAGAAACGTTCCATCTGAACTCGCTGCTTGAGGATTTCGCTTTCCATCATCTCGGCTATCATATCGTCAGGAAGCGTATAGTTCTCGAATGCGACGCGAACCACGTGAGCAAAGGGAACGTCATGATTCTTTACAAGAGCTAGTACTTCAGGGATGCCACCGGTAGTAAAAGTTTCTTTAACCTTTTCAAAGTATTTGTCTGCGTTAACACGCCGCTTGCCGAAGTATATAAATCTCTCTACAACCAGCGTTATCGCTGCAAGAGAGATCAGGGCGAGAAGTCCCATTGTTGCGTCGAACGATGGATCCCATGGAAGTATCATCCTTACGAATGATTCCGTAGTTGACATGCCCGTAGTTGGCGCGGCACGGGTGAAGAGAAGCGTAACTATATCAATCAGTTGCTTCATTCAATTCCTCCTTATGGCGAAGCTTAGGCAAAAGTATAATCCTCTTTTGCTAGTTTGTCAAGACCATATCCCCTGATGGGATATGCACTAGAGCCTGCAACTAAATGATTGTTTTTACTATGACTAAGACGTCTAAAGCGCCTCGAATGTTTACGGAACGAACCGCCTATGCGGGGTTCTTTTTTAACAATAAACATGCTGGTGCCAATC
This DNA window, taken from bacterium, encodes the following:
- a CDS encoding MotA/TolQ/ExbB proton channel family protein, with the protein product MKQLIDIVTLLFTRAAPTTGMSTTESFVRMILPWDPSFDATMGLLALISLAAITLVVERFIYFGKRRVNADKYFEKVKETFTTGGIPEVLALVKNHDVPFAHVVRVAFENYTLPDDMIAEMMESEILKQRVQMERFLAGINTIGNVGPLMGLLGTVVGLIQAFLNIAVSGSGGPAVVAAGVGVALYTTEFGLVIAIPTIFFYNYFAKKSTDIVDELETFLRKLMKLISLSKGGSYENPKA